From Shewanella yunxiaonensis, the proteins below share one genomic window:
- the mnmH gene encoding tRNA 2-selenouridine(34) synthase MnmH, with the protein MAQNVIPASEYRAIFLSKRPLIDLRAPVEFTKGAFASSHNLPLMTDDERQQVGTCYKQHGPTAALALGHQLVQGAVKAARVDAWLAFCQQHPDAYFYCFRGGMRSQISQSWLQEAGRDIPYIAGGYKGMRQFLIQTIEDPALAPQMLILSGITGSGKTEVIHQRTEEAVDLEGVANHRGSSFGKEVTPQPTQINFENNLALALLQHQQRRTSCLLLEDESHLVGRCFISKPFFDGMQAANVIVLEASLQDRLQRLLAQYVHKMHHDFCVRDGEEMGFESFSQYLRQSVNGISRRLGQQHATELLALIERALQEQQQRNNTELHLEWIALLLGKYYDPMYEYQLQKKADRIVFRGDQRAINQWLDEQTPR; encoded by the coding sequence ATGGCTCAAAATGTTATTCCTGCGTCAGAGTATCGCGCGATATTTCTGAGCAAGCGACCGCTAATAGACCTACGGGCACCAGTGGAATTCACTAAAGGTGCCTTTGCCAGTAGCCATAATCTGCCGTTGATGACCGATGACGAGCGCCAGCAGGTCGGCACTTGTTATAAGCAACATGGCCCAACTGCAGCGTTAGCTTTAGGCCATCAACTGGTGCAAGGTGCAGTCAAGGCTGCCAGGGTCGATGCCTGGTTGGCGTTTTGCCAACAACATCCCGATGCCTATTTTTATTGCTTCCGTGGCGGCATGCGGTCGCAGATTTCACAATCATGGTTGCAAGAAGCTGGTCGTGATATTCCTTATATCGCTGGCGGTTACAAAGGGATGCGCCAGTTTCTGATCCAGACGATTGAAGATCCCGCATTAGCGCCACAAATGCTGATCCTCAGTGGCATCACAGGCTCTGGTAAAACGGAGGTGATCCACCAGCGTACCGAGGAAGCCGTCGACCTTGAGGGGGTAGCCAATCACCGCGGTTCGAGCTTTGGCAAAGAAGTAACCCCGCAGCCGACGCAGATTAACTTCGAAAATAATCTAGCACTGGCGCTGTTACAGCATCAACAACGTCGCACCAGCTGCTTGTTGCTTGAAGATGAAAGTCACCTGGTGGGCCGTTGTTTCATTTCTAAACCCTTCTTTGATGGCATGCAGGCGGCTAACGTCATTGTTCTCGAAGCCTCATTACAAGACCGATTACAGCGGTTGTTAGCACAGTATGTACATAAAATGCATCACGATTTTTGTGTCCGTGATGGCGAGGAAATGGGATTTGAGTCGTTTTCCCAGTACTTGCGACAAAGTGTGAATGGTATTAGCAGGAGACTCGGCCAACAGCATGCCACAGAGTTGTTAGCATTAATTGAGCGCGCCTTGCAGGAACAGCAACAACGCAATAATACCGAGCTGCATTTGGAATGGATTGCACTGCTGCTAGGTAAATATTACGACCCCATGTATGAATATCAGCTGCAAAAGAAGGCCGATCGTATTGT
- the selD gene encoding selenide, water dikinase SelD yields MSDSPIKLTEYSHGAGCGCKISPKVLTTILASQLPGFTDPNLLVGNQTRDDAAVYQLDEHTGIISTTDFFMPIVDDPFTFGRIAATNAISDVYAMGGTPIMAIAILGWPVNKLPPEIAQQVVDGGRQACADAGIMLAGGHSIDAPEPIFGLAVTGKVDLRHLKQNDTAHAGDILYLTKPLGIGILTTAQKQKKLADEDALIAPNAMCQLNKVGAEVARLAGVHAMTDVTGFGLAGHLLEVCQGANLSASISVDALPLLPKAREYLAQGCVPGGTHRNFDSYGGQLPVLTEEQQALLCDPQTSGGLLIAVAPDQEAALLDVLATQLITGYRIGSLSERSQQAEWINIR; encoded by the coding sequence ATGTCTGACAGCCCTATCAAACTTACCGAGTACAGCCACGGAGCTGGCTGCGGCTGCAAAATTTCTCCAAAGGTGCTCACCACTATTCTGGCATCTCAGCTGCCCGGTTTTACCGATCCTAACCTGCTTGTAGGCAATCAAACCCGTGATGATGCTGCGGTATATCAGCTGGATGAACACACAGGCATCATCAGCACCACCGATTTCTTCATGCCGATAGTCGACGATCCTTTTACCTTTGGCCGTATTGCTGCCACCAATGCTATCAGTGATGTCTATGCCATGGGCGGTACGCCTATTATGGCAATCGCTATCCTGGGCTGGCCAGTGAATAAGCTGCCGCCCGAAATCGCGCAACAAGTGGTCGATGGTGGTCGTCAGGCCTGCGCTGATGCTGGGATTATGCTAGCGGGCGGTCATAGCATTGATGCGCCAGAACCTATTTTCGGGCTAGCTGTCACCGGCAAGGTCGATCTGCGGCATCTGAAACAAAACGATACCGCGCATGCAGGTGATATTCTTTACCTCACCAAACCACTGGGGATTGGAATTCTCACCACAGCACAAAAGCAGAAAAAATTGGCCGATGAGGATGCGCTCATTGCGCCAAATGCGATGTGTCAGCTCAATAAAGTCGGAGCAGAAGTTGCACGTTTAGCAGGTGTGCATGCGATGACCGATGTCACCGGTTTTGGGCTGGCGGGTCATCTACTGGAAGTTTGCCAAGGTGCTAATCTGTCAGCATCAATCAGCGTTGACGCATTACCGTTACTACCTAAAGCGCGTGAGTATCTGGCACAAGGTTGCGTCCCAGGCGGCACACACCGCAATTTCGACAGCTATGGTGGGCAGCTACCTGTGCTGACTGAAGAACAACAGGCTTTGCTGTGCGACCCCCAGACCAGCGGCGGCCTACTGATTGCTGTAGCGCCAGACCAGGAAGCGGCACTGCTTGATGTACTCGCTACGCAACTGATCACTGGATATCGGATTGGCAGCTTATCTGAGCGTAGCCAACAGGCCGAATGGATCAACATACGATAA
- a CDS encoding acyl-CoA desaturase, protein MKQPPLIWTNIIFFVTTFVGAAILVPWRGLNHGFDAVEWAWFIILAFAAGLSITAGYHRLWSHKAYKAHPAVKVLYALGGALAFQNSALHWASDHRIHHKHVDNNDKDPYSANRGFWFSHIGWMLREYQPERYNDYSNARDLQQDQVVMWQHKYYLWLAAAMNIGLPLVLGWLHGDIISMLLLAGLLRLVVVHHCTFFINSLAHVWGKQPYTDRNTARDNGILALLTYGEGYHNFHHIFEHDYRNGIRWWHYDPTKWLIRGLSWCGLAGELRRVPQEKIDAALLQMQLKQTQQRLLNLSNADELLDKLQREYEELKQHLIAYYEVKKHLLEAKRQQLAHDHLLPQVAELKRRFQLQRRNWQRLTANLGA, encoded by the coding sequence ATGAAGCAGCCACCCCTCATCTGGACCAACATCATTTTCTTCGTTACGACTTTTGTTGGCGCGGCTATCCTAGTGCCTTGGCGAGGGTTGAATCATGGGTTTGACGCCGTCGAATGGGCCTGGTTTATCATATTGGCCTTTGCCGCCGGCTTATCGATAACCGCTGGTTATCATCGATTATGGTCGCATAAGGCCTACAAAGCACACCCGGCAGTGAAAGTGCTGTACGCTCTCGGCGGAGCCCTGGCATTTCAGAACAGTGCGCTGCACTGGGCCTCTGATCACCGGATACACCACAAGCATGTGGACAACAACGACAAAGACCCATATTCAGCTAACAGGGGTTTCTGGTTCAGTCATATCGGGTGGATGCTGCGAGAATATCAGCCGGAACGCTACAACGATTACAGTAACGCGCGCGATCTGCAACAGGATCAGGTGGTCATGTGGCAGCACAAATATTATCTGTGGTTGGCAGCAGCGATGAATATCGGTCTACCACTGGTGCTAGGCTGGCTACATGGCGACATTATCTCCATGTTGTTGCTCGCGGGGCTGCTACGGTTAGTCGTAGTGCATCACTGTACTTTTTTCATTAACTCTCTCGCGCATGTGTGGGGTAAGCAGCCGTATACCGACCGCAATACCGCGCGGGACAACGGGATCCTGGCATTGCTCACCTATGGCGAAGGCTATCATAACTTTCACCATATTTTTGAACATGACTATCGCAATGGCATCCGTTGGTGGCACTACGATCCGACCAAGTGGCTAATCCGAGGTCTGTCCTGGTGTGGCTTAGCCGGGGAGTTACGCCGCGTGCCGCAGGAAAAAATTGATGCTGCATTGCTACAGATGCAGTTAAAGCAGACTCAGCAACGGCTACTGAATTTGAGCAATGCCGATGAGCTGCTGGACAAACTGCAACGGGAGTACGAGGAGCTGAAACAACACCTCATTGCCTACTATGAAGTGAAAAAACATCTGCTTGAGGCCAAGCGTCAGCAGTTAGCTCATGATCATCTGTTACCGCAAGTTGCAGAACTGAAACGGCGATTCCAGCTACAACGACGCAACTGGCAACGACTGACCGCTAATCTTGGCGCCTAA
- the fabR gene encoding HTH-type transcriptional repressor FabR, giving the protein MGVRAQQKEKTRRALVDAAFIQLSAERSFSSLSLREVAREANIAPTSFYRHFKDMNELGLTMVDEGGLALRQMMRKGRQRAEAGGSVIRISVETFMEVLESNPNVFRILLHERSGTSAAFRAAVEREIEHFISELSHYIEDSAGRSPDLAREQAEALVTLVFNAGAAALDMKRSDRKLLADRLVTQLRMVVKGAEALQQKRDNPELRSRLLR; this is encoded by the coding sequence ATGGGTGTAAGAGCGCAACAGAAAGAGAAAACGCGTCGGGCATTGGTCGATGCAGCATTTATTCAGCTAAGTGCTGAACGTAGTTTTTCCAGTCTGAGTTTGCGCGAAGTTGCCCGTGAAGCCAATATTGCTCCGACCTCCTTCTATCGCCATTTTAAAGATATGAATGAATTGGGCCTGACGATGGTGGACGAAGGTGGCCTGGCACTGCGACAGATGATGCGTAAAGGCCGTCAACGAGCGGAAGCCGGCGGCAGTGTCATTCGTATTTCTGTCGAAACCTTTATGGAAGTACTGGAATCCAATCCCAACGTATTTCGCATTTTGCTGCATGAACGTTCTGGAACCTCTGCGGCCTTTCGCGCCGCAGTTGAAAGAGAGATTGAACACTTTATCTCAGAGCTGTCCCACTACATTGAAGATTCGGCAGGGCGCAGTCCAGACCTGGCCCGCGAACAAGCGGAAGCATTAGTCACCCTGGTATTTAATGCCGGAGCAGCGGCACTGGATATGAAACGGTCGGACCGAAAACTGCTGGCAGATCGGCTGGTGACACAATTACGTATGGTGGTAAAAGGCGCGGAAGCATTGCAGCAGAAACGCGACAATCCAGAACTGCGTTCCCGCTTGCTGCGCTAA
- the trmA gene encoding tRNA (uridine(54)-C5)-methyltransferase TrmA: MNLDAMVPERYGEQLEQKRHLLQQSFAEFSPPLLEVFPSQPQHYRMRAEFRVWHDGDDLYFCVYDQQAKQPVRCDQFLPASALINQMMLALVDELKPNPALRHRLFQVDFLSTLSGDILVSLLYHRQLDDVWQAEAAALKQRLSSRFKVDLIGRARKQKVLLDRDFVIETLPVNNEQFDYKQVENSFTQPNAGVACKMLEWAQDCTRNSRGDLLELYCGNGNFSIALAQNFGKVLATELAKPSVESAQYNIEANQIANLQIIRMSAEEFSAAMTRERQFRRLEGIDLNSYDCNTIFVDPPRAGLDQQTVDMVQGYDNILYISCNPETLKENLTQLCRTHRIARFALFDQFPYTEHVEAGVLLQRK, from the coding sequence ATGAATTTAGATGCAATGGTGCCAGAACGCTATGGTGAACAACTAGAACAAAAGCGCCATTTACTGCAGCAGTCTTTTGCCGAGTTTTCGCCGCCACTGCTAGAAGTTTTCCCATCGCAACCGCAGCATTATCGAATGCGCGCTGAGTTTCGCGTATGGCATGACGGTGACGATCTGTATTTCTGTGTTTATGACCAACAGGCAAAACAACCGGTCCGCTGTGATCAATTTCTGCCCGCAAGTGCCCTGATTAATCAGATGATGCTGGCGTTGGTTGATGAACTGAAACCCAATCCAGCTTTGCGCCATCGACTATTTCAGGTGGACTTTCTCTCTACGCTGTCTGGTGACATTCTGGTATCACTACTCTATCACCGCCAACTGGATGATGTCTGGCAAGCGGAAGCGGCAGCGCTGAAGCAGCGACTATCAAGTCGTTTTAAGGTGGATTTGATTGGCCGAGCACGTAAGCAGAAAGTCCTGTTGGATCGTGACTTTGTCATTGAGACGTTGCCAGTAAACAATGAGCAATTTGACTATAAGCAGGTGGAAAACAGTTTCACCCAGCCCAATGCGGGGGTTGCTTGCAAGATGCTGGAGTGGGCACAGGATTGTACCCGTAATAGCCGTGGTGATTTACTCGAACTGTATTGCGGGAACGGCAATTTCTCTATCGCGCTGGCACAAAATTTCGGCAAAGTGCTGGCGACAGAGCTGGCCAAGCCTTCGGTAGAATCCGCCCAGTACAATATTGAAGCCAATCAAATTGCCAATCTGCAAATCATCCGCATGTCAGCCGAGGAATTTTCTGCGGCGATGACCCGCGAGCGTCAATTCCGGCGACTGGAAGGGATTGATCTTAACAGTTACGATTGCAATACTATTTTTGTGGATCCGCCTCGTGCAGGACTGGATCAGCAAACTGTTGATATGGTGCAGGGCTATGACAATATTTTGTACATTTCTTGTAACCCGGAAACTCTGAAGGAAAACCTGACGCAGTTATGCCGCACCCATCGTATAGCGCGTTTTGCACTGTTTGATCAGTTTCCTTATACCGAACATGTTGAAGCTGGAGTGTTGTTACAGCGAAAATAA
- the murI gene encoding glutamate racemase: MSHTILVFDSGVGGLSVLQEIRQLIPGQHYHYLFDNARLPYGELSEAELISGCVALIEPMVTRLAADIVVIACNTASTLILPALRQCLSVPVVGVVPAIKPAAQLSKSHHIGLLATPGTIKREYTHELIRKFADDCRVELFGSSELVMLAEQKIAGLEPSPQQLQKLLAPITQSSLDVLVLGCTHFPMLKAEISQILGDQVTLLDSGTAIARRVRDLLPAGEENPEDETAVAYYTTAAISEGLTLSLKKLGFSKIENIKSE; this comes from the coding sequence TTGTCACACACAATTCTGGTTTTTGATTCAGGTGTTGGTGGACTGTCAGTTCTGCAGGAAATCCGCCAGCTTATCCCCGGCCAGCATTATCATTACCTGTTTGATAACGCACGTTTGCCGTATGGAGAACTGAGCGAGGCTGAATTAATCTCAGGTTGCGTGGCGCTGATCGAACCTATGGTCACCCGTCTGGCGGCCGATATTGTGGTCATCGCATGCAATACCGCAAGTACTCTTATTCTACCTGCACTCAGACAGTGCCTAAGTGTGCCGGTAGTCGGTGTTGTGCCGGCGATTAAGCCCGCGGCGCAATTATCGAAATCGCACCATATAGGATTATTAGCGACGCCCGGCACGATCAAGCGCGAATACACCCATGAACTGATCCGCAAATTTGCCGATGACTGCCGGGTAGAATTATTTGGTTCTTCCGAACTGGTGATGCTGGCAGAACAAAAAATTGCCGGTCTGGAACCCTCGCCGCAGCAATTACAAAAACTGCTCGCTCCCATCACTCAGTCATCACTGGATGTGCTGGTGTTAGGCTGTACACATTTCCCTATGTTGAAAGCCGAGATCAGCCAGATTCTTGGTGACCAAGTGACGTTATTGGATTCGGGAACAGCCATTGCGCGGCGGGTAAGAGATTTATTGCCTGCGGGTGAAGAAAATCCAGAAGATGAAACCGCTGTTGCTTATTACACAACAGCGGCAATATCAGAAGGGCTTACGCTAAGCCTAAAAAAACTGGGCTTCAGTAAAATCGAAAACATTAAGAGCGAGTAA
- a CDS encoding RNA recognition motif domain-containing protein, producing MQKSLLIALLVAVLGALAIYFFIPQLPSYMGFAAGAIITAIICATLASANTTSTAEPYKGPIMTLYVGNLPYRVNEVEVKALFEKYGPVNSVRLVRDRKTGRRKGFGFVEIAEKGGQQALAKLNDYTFQERTLKVREAKSQDSDSDNE from the coding sequence ATGCAAAAGTCATTGCTTATCGCTTTACTTGTCGCTGTTTTAGGTGCGCTGGCGATCTATTTCTTTATTCCTCAGCTACCGTCCTATATGGGTTTTGCTGCCGGGGCGATTATTACTGCTATTATTTGCGCTACGCTGGCTTCCGCGAATACCACTTCAACCGCGGAGCCATATAAAGGGCCCATAATGACGCTTTATGTCGGTAATTTGCCTTATCGTGTCAATGAAGTTGAAGTTAAAGCGCTTTTTGAAAAATATGGCCCGGTGAACTCCGTACGTTTAGTTCGTGACCGTAAAACTGGAAGGCGTAAAGGTTTCGGCTTTGTGGAAATCGCCGAAAAAGGTGGTCAGCAAGCACTGGCAAAATTAAATGACTACACCTTCCAGGAAAGAACGCTAAAAGTGCGTGAAGCTAAATCGCAGGACAGTGACAGCGATAACGAGTAG